The genomic window TGCCCCGCCTCCCTCATGGCGAGGGCCAGATCCATCAGGATCCTTTGGCCCCCGCCGAGGCCCGCATACTGGTCCAGCAGAACGACGCGCGCCATGGGTCTGAGTGTACCCTCCGGGGATTCAAAAGCGAAGTCCCGGCGGTGGAACTTCCGGATCAGAGGATGGTCCAAGTCCGCAGACGGCAAGAATGGAGGCCACCATGTTCGAGCACGTATTCTCACCCCCGATCGCTCCCTCCCCGCTCCGGCGGACCGCCCTGCCCGCGGCCATCGCCCTGCAGACCGCGATGGGGATGCTCCTTGTGGCCCATGCCCTCTTCGGCCCCGAACGCCTCGCCCCTCCCATCACCCTCACCTTCTGGGCGGCGCCCCCCGCCCTGGAGCCCCCGCCTGCCCGGCGCACCGAGGCGTCCACGTCCTCTTCCGCCGCCCGCACACCCACGAGGCCCCGCGGCATGGAGGCGCCGAACGAGGTCCCCGCCGGACCTCCCGACGCCTCCGCCCCGAACGACGAAGGACCCGGTCACACGGGGGACGGTGGAGTTCCGGGCGGCGCCGACAAGGCCCCGGACGATGGACCGGGGCGCGACCCGCTCCCTGTCCAGAACCCGCCATCCATTCTGGAGACCTGGCAGGTCCATCTTCCCAAGCCCGTCTACCAGCCCTCGCCCGAATTCCCGCGAGCGGCCGCCGCCATGCATCTGGAGGGGCGCGTCGTCCTGCAACTGGTGGTGGACGAAACGGGTGCCGTCCGGGAGGCGAAGGTGGTCCAATCCACCAACCCCATCTTCGACGCCGCCGCGGTGGAGGCGGTCCGAAGGTGGAAGTACACGCGCCCCATCGACGCCCGGAGCGGGTCCGCCGTCGCCTGCTATCTCACCGTGGTCGTGAACT from Acidobacteriota bacterium includes these protein-coding regions:
- a CDS encoding energy transducer TonB, with translation MFEHVFSPPIAPSPLRRTALPAAIALQTAMGMLLVAHALFGPERLAPPITLTFWAAPPALEPPPARRTEASTSSSAARTPTRPRGMEAPNEVPAGPPDASAPNDEGPGHTGDGGVPGGADKAPDDGPGRDPLPVQNPPSILETWQVHLPKPVYQPSPEFPRAAAAMHLEGRVVLQLVVDETGAVREAKVVQSTNPIFDAAAVEAVRRWKYTRPIDARSGSAVACYLTVVVNFRSR